Proteins from one Xiphophorus hellerii strain 12219 chromosome 8, Xiphophorus_hellerii-4.1, whole genome shotgun sequence genomic window:
- the LOC116724522 gene encoding tripartite motif-containing protein 16-like has translation MEQQAVQLDRETFSCSICLDLLTDPVTTPCGHSYCMNCIKGHWDEEDQKRIHSCPECRETFIPRPVLKKNTMLAALVEQLKKTGLQAAPADHCYAGPEDVACDSCTGRKLKAIKSCLVCLASFCEKHLQPHHDVAPLKKHKLVEPSKNLQENICSKHKKLLKIFCRTDQKCICYLCSMDEHKGHETVSAAAERTERQRELEERRGNIQQRIQDQEKDVKLLQQEVEAINRSADKTVEDSEKIFTQLIRLLRKRSSEVKQQIRSQQETEVNRVKDVQEKLEQEITELKRKDAELEQLSHTEDHSHFLLNYPSLPALSESTHSSSINIRPLRHFEDVTAAVSELRDKLQDVLRDSWTNISLMVTEVDVLLSEPEPKSRAGFLKYSCEITLDPNTANTWLVLSEGKGKVRLMNQNQSYSSHPDRFTDYSQVLSRESLTGPCYWEVEWRGEPVSVAVAYKSISRAGSGNGCAFGYNNKSWALDCSQHNSEFWHNNISTSISGPVSSRVGVYLDHRAGILSFYNVSETMTLLHRVQTRFTEPLLAGVGIYETGSSAEFCKPR, from the coding sequence ATGGAGCAGCAGGCAGTTCAGCTGGATCGAGAAACTTTCTCTTGTTCCATCTGCCTGGATCTACTGACGGATCCAGTGACTActccctgtggacacagctactgtatgaactgtattaaaGGTCACTGGGATGAAGAGGATCAGAAAAgaatccacagctgccctgagTGCAGAGAGACCTTCATACCAAGGcctgttttgaagaaaaacaccatgctagcagctttagtggagcagctgaagaagactggactccaagctgctcctgctgacCACTGttatgctggacctgaagatgtggcctgtgattcctgcactggaagaaaactgaaagctaTCAAGTCCTGTTTAGTCTGTCTGGCCTCTTTCTGTgagaaacaccttcagcctCATCATGATGTGGCTCctttaaagaaacacaagctggtggagccgtccaagaacctccaggagaacatctgctctaaGCATAAAAAGTTGTTGAAGATATTCTGCCGCACTGATCAGAAGTGTATCTGCTATCTCTGCTctatggatgaacataaaggccatgaaacagtgtcagctgcagcagaaaggactgagaggcagagagagctggaggagagacgaggaaacatccagcagagaatccaggaccaggagaaagatgtgaagctgcttcaacaggaggtggaggccatcaatcgctctgctgataaaacagtggaggacagtgagaagatcttcacccagctgatccgtctcctccggaaaagaagctctgaggtgaagcagcagatcagatcccagcaggaaactgaagtgaatcgagtcaaagatgttcaggagaagctggagcaggagatcactgagctgaagaggaaagacgctgagctggagcagctctcacacacagaggatcacagccattttctcctcaactacccctcactgccagcactcagtgagtctacacactcatccagcatcaacatccgtcctctgagacactttgaggacgtgacagcagctgtgtcagagctcagagacaaactacaggacgtcctgagagactcatggacaaacatctcactgatggtcactgaggtggatgttctactgtcagaaccagaaccaaagagcagagctggattcttaaaatattcatgtgaaatcactctggatccaaacacagcaaacacatgGCTGGTACTGTCAGAGGGGAAAGGCAAGGTCAGATTGATGAACCAAAATCAGTCTTATTCTAGTCACCCAGACAGATTCACTGATTATTCTCAGGTTCTGAgtagagagagtctgactggaccttgttactgggaggtggagtggagaGGGGAACCAGTTTCTGTAGCAGTCGCATACAAGAGTATCAGCAGAGCAGGATCGGGTAATGGATGTGCTTTTGgatataataataaatcttGGGCATTAGATTGTTCTCAGCACAATAGTGAATTTTGGCACAACAACATTTCAACCTCcatctcaggtccagtttcctccagagtcggagtgtacctggatcacagagcaggtattctgtccttctacaacgtctctgaaaccatgactctcctccacagagtccagaccagattcactgAACCGCTACTGGCTGGAGTTGGGATTTATGAAACTGGATCCTCAGCAGAGTTCTGTAAACCCAGATAg